Proteins from one Nicotiana tabacum cultivar K326 chromosome 23, ASM71507v2, whole genome shotgun sequence genomic window:
- the LOC142177298 gene encoding uncharacterized protein LOC142177298, translating into MDLEAAGEKRLLQLNELDKFRLHSYENVKLYKEKTKRWHDKRIKPRHFEPGQHVLLFNSRLKLFPGKLKSRWSYAFEMVRVTPYGVIELCALNGERKILVNRQRVKHYWGGIIDREKTNVVLAYE; encoded by the coding sequence ATGGACCTTGAAGCCGCGGGTGAGAAGAGACTCTTGCAGTTGAATGAGTTAGATAAGTTCAGGCTGCACTCTTATGAAAATGTTAAGCTTTACAAAGAGAAAACGAAAAGATGGCATGACAAGCGTATCAAGCCACGTCACTTCGAGCCAGGCCAACATGTATTATTGTTCAATTCTAGGCTCAAGTTGTTTCCTGGGAAGTTAAAATCGAGATGGTCATACGCGTTTGAGATGGTGAGAGTCACTCCTTATGGTGTAATTGAGCTGTGTGCTTTAAATGGTGAAAGGAAAATTTTAGTGAATAGACAAAGAGTCAAGCACTATTGGGGAGGAATAATTGATCGTGAGAAGACCAACGTTGTACTCGCTTATGAGTAA